A segment of the Solanum lycopersicum chromosome 9, SLM_r2.1 genome:
ATTAGTAAGTGGAAATAGACAAAAATGATAAGCAGGAAAAAGTTCAGATGACAACTTCCTCTTACAGTTGCGGTTGCATTTTTGTCAGCAGAGGCGGACAGGTTTATGCGAAGAAGATGACGTTGAAGTTCCTTTGTTTAAGAGTCAGGATGGTAGCCTGATCAACAAAAATGATCAGGATGGTAACTTCATCAACAAAAATGATCATTGGAAGGCGTTGTCCTGCTCCTTAGATGATGAATTTTGTCACGTCACTAGAATTACATCCACTTGTAATTCAGAAGAGGAAATTATGTCTGATGATGAGGTATGACTGCTGATCTCTATGTAGATCGATATCACTAAAActtgaataattaatattttgtccAACCTATACTAAGTGGATCTTTGGAGGTTAAAAATCTGGCAGATGAGGCCTTCTACTGATGGAAAATTCAAAAGAGATGGTAAAAGTACAATGCTTAAAGTAAGTGCAGATTGCAAATCAGGAGCTTTCTTCAATAAAGATGCTGGGTGTTCATCGGTATACGGGGCCTCATCAAAATTGAACAGATCATCTAAAGGTATTAGTATTTCTGTTGACTTCATTTCCCTATTTTGCATTCTTTGTCTTGATGCTAAAGATGTCATCAACTCCCCCAACGAGAAGAATGATCTTAATCAAGCATTGCTGTTACTGACAAGCATAACAATgtaatcccccccccccccctcccccagCATAACATGTGTAATTGTGGTGTTTCTCAGGAACAAGTGAACTCCaagtaaaatagaaaagaaatggATGCATCTCAATATTGAATCCTCGAGTCTGACATCTATGACggctctttttttttccttgagATCTGTGATTGAGTTTTCAAGCTGTAAATTTTTGAACGACTTTTGATATCAACTGCAGGAAGCCCGGGCAAATCTAAGGCCAAATTTTTGTTCCAATCCCGGCCACAGAAGAAAGACTATGCTTTGGTTGTCCATGATAGTTGTGAAACCTGCATGCCCTTATCTGTGCTTCCACTAAATGCAGAATTAGACatgcaaagaaaaaatatagagTCACTGGATGACTTATTGGAGAATTATGGTGGAAATGAAGTACAACAGTTCGAGGAGAATTTGGTCTCATCTGAAGTAGCGGTTGTACATGATCCAAATGAGCATTCCATGGCTGAGGTTCTGGATCACTTTCAGCATACAAGTTCCTCACGAGGCAATCCTAAAATGGtttgctttcttcttctccAGATCTCTTTTCTTAAAGATCTCAGCAGCGCTTCCGTATTACCATTTTTACTGtttcaattatgtttttgaaCGTAAGAATCATGCTTATCCAACAGCTGCAAACAAAAAGACCTGGATCACGGTTCTTATGGAAGAGAAACTTATTGCTGCTTGGTGACAGAAACATGAGCAATGGCGAACAACCTGAGGAACTAGATAGTGATCCATCTAGTGATGAGGATGTAAATGTAGTTAATCTTTTACTGCTTAATCATCACGATCAATTGCCATATGTAGTTCTCTCAAttcctttctttttgtttcaggAAGTTCCCCAGATTCTGAAGTCTGCTATACCTCAGAGGACCATGGCTGACCAATTTCATCTAGCGTTAGGAGCTGTATCCACAAATGAGAGGCTATGTATTGCAAGGCCTAAGCAATTCGGGTGAGTTATGGAACTAGAATGTATCAGTTATGAGCATATTCTGCATGTTTTCTatgaacagaaacagaaaaatattcttcaaattttatcttttcttaCTTGTATTGATAAGTCATGCAGTTTATCTGGAAGGTTGCAGCACGTGATGCAATGTGAAAAGGACAGAGATACATATTTTTTGGAGAAGTCACAAACACATGCTGCTTCAAGTGGTAAAAGGCCAAACTGTGTATCTCCTGTCTCTTGCTTGTTTCTGACCTTCTCCTCTGCTGTTAATTCAGGTGCAGAAAGCTTCATTGATGTGAGAATTTTGTCAAGTTCTTTGGAGGCCAAGCTGACTGTTTGTTTTTGTGCTTTACATGGAGATGAAGAGGTACTTGAACTAACTATTGTACATTTGCTAAACAGAAGGTTAAAAGTATGAGTATGTCTACTTTATTGAGGATACAACGTTGCTTTCAACTTTCTGAAGGTCCTTAGCGTGCTTTTCTTGCTCTCACTAGTTTCTTAAGTAGAAATTCCCAGTACTTGTTTTGATGATAGCCAATTTTTACTTGGTGCCTGGAACATTTACCATTCTCATATAAATGGACAACTTCTAGAAATTCAGCATGTTGCATGGCACAAAAAGTCGGGTAGGGTGGCCTAGGACCGTGGATACTGCGGGTAAAGAACTTTTACTTTCCATTATAGGTGGTAGCTTTTGGGTGAAGTGTCGTAGTTTCTTAACTTACTATACACCATTTCCATCCGAAGCACTGTAAGAAATAAGCCTGCAAATTAAACAAACAATGTGgtagttagtttttttttttttgaaatgtgtAATCAGTAAGGAACtcccaaaattatatttatcacaGTGTTCAATAATTgcatatttcacttttttcccCAATAATTGCAGTCGTTTAATAATATGGCATTTACTGTGATCTGTATAAACTTTTTCAGAAATGTATTCCTTGTAGTATCTACGACTTGACTCTTACGAGCTTCAGATAATTGAGGGACCATGGAGACGTTATATTTGTTCTatgatttctttcttcttttgttttagATCAATATTTTTCATCCTTTGTGCTTAAACCACTTCTTGGTTTCTTCTTTACCTCGTCCGGatcaatattatttcttaattcaCAAAGAAGCTTGCAAATTTAGGGTCAGAATATGCCCATGATCCAAATGTCTAACCAAGGACGTTCGCTGTCACTTACGATCTATATACGTAGTTTGTACTGGAGGATTATCTAATGCAAGATTGAATAAATTGATATATGTTTAGGTTTTATCTGCTTTTGTTTAAATACagaaggagggaaaaaagtgaTCTCGACAAACACAAATCAGTACTCATTCCCCAAGCACATAGGTCtagaagggaaaaaaagaagtttCATACCATCTGGCTAGTCATTTTGTCATATGGGAATTTTTAAGAATGAAGGTTGGGGTCTTAACATTTATTAACTGTTTATTTTACTCTAACTGGTGTTGATGGTTTCATTTACCAAACAGAATAGATCTGTGGTGTTGGGTGATGCGattgtcaattttatttttctttgcaGGGTTCTGAGTGCCTGAGCAATCCTCGAGAAAGGAAGGGTACTGGTAGAAGGGAGTTTACTATCATTTTTAACTCAAGAATTTGTAAAGATGTCGAACTTGAAATAGGGAATGTTATCCGCATACATCAACCTTGGTAGGAGCAgctcaaatattttcttttttcaatatttgttgtttttgtttgtttggaTAATACTCTTTTCTCGGTACCGGTTTGAGTAAGATGGCTCTTGGCACCCAACCTAAATTATTGTGATTGAAACGCCTAGAAGGCTAGAACAACTTTTTGGTAGAAGTGGAGTAACTCTATAcattaaattttctaaaaacaaGAAGACAAAGCTAGATTGATTTTAGTCCCTCATAGCATGGAGGAAAGTTCTGATTCTGTCCTTGTAAATTATTAACTGTACCTTTTACTAAACTTTCTTGTATTGCTTAACAAATACTAAGTGATTCTTTAACAGACTGACTTTTTCTGGTGCAGGAAGGAGGTACATGTGAACGAGAAAGACGAGGCCATCATTTTGTGTGCATATTTCTCTCAGATTTAGTCTTTGGATCACATTTTATACCAAGGTAATAGCAAGGTTCCTTGAGATAACTCTATTGTTGTACTTTGCACTTGCCCTATATTTtctaaatagataaaaatatagaagtcTAATTTATCCATTTTCGCCATAAATATTACTCATGACTACTGCAAAATGTATGAATGCCTTGAAACAAATTGGTATGCATCTGCAAGTTTCCTGGTACATCCCCATGATGTATCCAAGATCCTATAGTTTAAAaggaatttttatattttaggaaaGAATAGAGATGGAATGTAATTAACTCTAAACACTGTaggatttatgtaatttttacagaaaaataaaaataattctgaGTGTTGAAGTTTACACCTCCCATAGTTTGAAGTAGTCAGTCTGTATTATCCAGCCTGtttgttcaactttaaaatGCACTTAACAAATTGGTTTAGTCAACATATAAATATAGTTGTGAGGTCATTAATTACCTAATTAGATTATTAAATTGTTCTTTCTCCATCTTATAATCATGGTATTACTTAGCCTCTAATCTTGAAGCATTTTGAAAAAGGTTTGCTTAGGATCCAAGACTTTTTTggatatattgatttttttaagaatgaaatcaagaaaattttaccCTATATTTTACCCTATATATACCCCTCCATATAACTTCATTTCATCAACTTGGAGCAATCTATCATAATCCTAATTTATTATTCTTGAAATAATGGCAATCAAAGTCCATGGTATCCCCTTGTCAACTGCAACCATGAGAGTTATTTCTTGCCTTATTGAGAAGGATTTGGATTTTGAGTTTGTCTTTGTTGATATGGCCAAAGAAGAACACAAGAGGCACCCTTTCCTTTCACTCAATGTAAGCATAATTTATTATTCTGTAGaacaacataaatatttaagaattgttttaaatcataaaattcgaaagtgtttttttcttaaacatcGTGCAAGTCAAATGGTGCTACATAAATGAAAAGGTCGAAGTACATTATTAGCATGTTTGATCAAGTTTTGGAGAAGCTAaaagtattcatttttttaaaaaatgtttattttagaaatttgaggtgttttggtgttttttagtaatagcaaaaactgaaaaaaatattgtttttttctaaaaacacTTTTGAAACTTTGGTCAAACACAAATGTTGCGGTGACAAAACATTTGCCAAATTGATGGCAAATTTTAATTGTCATCATCCAAAATACTTTTTCGAGTAACACTTTTACCAAAtacaatactttttaaaattaataatttctaaaaGTTTGGCTATACAAACTATAAATCTATTTGGTAGTGATTTTTacacataaaaatttatatttcgtGTCAAAAATACTTAAATCAGTTGACTTAAACTTCTTattaatccaatttttttttttcatattgtaATTTGAGATCATgaattcatatcatatattaaaatgacATTTCTCAATGGGTGCAGCCTTTTGCTCAAGTACCAGCATTTGAAGATGGGGACTTGAAGCTCTTTGGTAAAGTCTTTAGCTATTCTTACAACTAGTAAATTTACCTGCGCTTTGCGCGGGGATTTgatatcacaaaatttataaaataataatttaaatctaTCAGTCATTAAAACTATAATActatattatcttatatataagATTACACGataacaaacattaataatgtaaagagAGATGAAACTTATTACATCTTATCATTTTTCTTGAGATAAGTGTAACttatcttatcatttatccttaataacataAGTATAAATTGATGACTTCAAAAATACATACCAAGATTTGTAACATAAGCAATGGTGTCAGTGAGTCACTCAACACAAAccaagtacacaaatatttagttgataaagGTAACttatcttatcatttatccttaatGACATAGGTAGAAATTAATGACTTTAGTAATACATACCAATATCTGTAACATAAGCAATGGTGTCAGTGAGTCACTCAACAGGAAccaagtacacaaatatttagttgtgaaaaagaagaaaaaaagaagaaaggtttagaatttttgttgttttaaaataagagaaaatccctctatttatagacaacaaagggtgACCTGcacaaatgtttattgtgcTTTATCGGAAAGGTTGCAACTCTTCttaaaggtcacaacctttcataaaagttgcaactcttcattaaagtcgcaacttttcacgaaagtcgcaactcttcattaaagtcgcgactcttcataaaagtcacaattttacacaaaagtcgcaactcttcataaaagtcccAACTTTTCGTGAAAGGGGAAGGCTAGTttaggaaataaataaatttaaaagggaatTCTTGTTTGTGAGAGCGCCATGTAGAGGGAcctaagattttcttttatatatatatatgatatgatttataGTATATGTCAGCACCAAGGTGttaaatttgaaaagatttAAGTTATCTATACATAgacattataaataatttttatactatCGATGTAATCTATCATGTTGTAGTAGGTTATTCATTATACTTACTAGTTTACTAGTAATTATTAATGCctgtaatataattttttttagcataatatataaaaatgccTTTTACTTTGGCCTTATCTGGCTTATATGCTCTCTAATTTGAAATTTGCAAAAGtaagacacttaaatttgtatatatataattgaataagTAGACACACATGTCATACATGACAATTTGCAGTCTTACGTGGTGCCTTAAGTGTATTTTGCCGCGTAGAACAtgtgtgtctacttgttcaactttatacaagttgaAGTGGTTATTTGTATACATCCAAAGTTGGAGAGTACACATGTCAGCTGAGTCCAAATTAAAGAACACTTTTATGTATTGTGccaatttcttttatattataataaagttgGGCCATAGCTAGTAAAACAGAAGGGGTTCAACTAAATCCTCTCCGCcgaataattatatttatgcaAATAGAGCAAGACCAACTGTTATATCCATGACATAAAAGGAAGATTTTACTAGTGATAAAGGGGTTCATGAGTTCAATCTTAACTTTGACAtcctaatatatatttttgaaccctttttatatatatatatataaagaagaaTTAACTTAAGTAGTCACCACCCAATCGTTCAACACATGTATAACTTATGTATATCGGTTGGGAAATGTAGACAAGTGAATCCATACAGTTAATTATGTAAAGATTCCTTATATGAATTCTTGATTCTACCATTGCTGATAAGTGACCTTTTCTTTAAAACTTATCAATTGGAATGATAATATGTGCACTTGTAATGCAGAATCAAGGGCAATCACTCAATACATTGCTCATGTTTATGCTAGCAATGGCATTCAACTAATACTCCAAGATCCAATGAAAATGGCCATTATGTCAGTATGGATGGAAGTAGAAGGCCAAAAATTTGAACCACCAGCTTCAAAATTAACATGGGAGCTAGTCATAAAACCAATGATTGGCTTGGGCAGTACCGATGATGTTATTGTGAAGGAAAGTGAAGAACAATTGTCTAAGGTTCTTGACATCTACGAAACTCGATTGACAGAGTCAAAATACTTGGGTGGCGACTCCTTTACACTTGTTGATTTGCATCATATACCAAATATATACCACCTGATGAATACAAAAGCTAAGGCACTGTTTGATTCGCGCCCTCGTGTGAGTGTATGGTGTGCTGATATAATGGCTAGGCCAGCTTGGGTGAAGGGGTTGGAGAAGatgcaaaaatgaaaaaaagtcaTGAATTAATGGatgatcataattcatatatatgtttttgttttgaagCATTTGTGTCTTAATATGTTGTGTTTCTTGTCTGAAGATGTTTGTCTTGCAATACAATAAACAGTGATCTATATCTATGTGATTTTACTAATTGTACTGATGTAAAATATGCTATGTTCCggtcatttataaaataattgcGCGCTATATTTCTGTGATAACATCTTTTTACACTGTCGGGTGTATCTTACTTGAAAATCTTATAATAATTTGGCGTTTCTAGATTCAACTTCGTCTCTTTCCCTTTTCTTAGGTAAATAGGCAAACTGTTAGAATGGGTTATAGTTTCATATTGATTGAGGAATGAACTGGTAGTTTATTTATATGGATTTGAACAATTTTTCTACATTTTAGGGTTTAATTAGCTCAAAACAACATATTTTTATGTGATATCAGAGTCAAATACTCTACCATTTGAATTTTTGATTCACGTTTCAATCAAGTCCGAACATGAAGGGGGTGTTAAAAGTGGATTATAGTTTTTTGAGATTATGCTCTTATCTGATATCTGGTGGCATCTAATCCACAACAGCATCAATTGGAAATAATATTCTTGTTCCACTAAAAAGTACTTTTCCTCCAACTTTGTTATCTGGAATCCAATATGTTAACAACTATACAAATAAATCATCCAAATTTATTGCTTCGAACTTATATTATTTCTGCACAAACACTCATCACAGAAGATGGGATTTTTACAggaagattaaaaataaaataatttatcgtGAATCAGTGAGAAATTTGTGTTACAAAACATAATTCTTTCACTATACCAACTCATTAGGAAAATGCATGATAGGTTACAAATTCTCATTGAAATATTGAAAAActtcctatttttttatgtgtggaaatactactatttttttctcttcttactGAGATCAATCAAAATATCTATGGAATCACgttctaaatatttttcaacagaaAATTACAACGATAAAAtagtgattttttattattgataaaaatttaacCATATAATTTTCCGACGAGAGGGGTTCAAGTGATACGAGCAAATACTGATATATACACCATCCACATCAACAGACATAAGGAATATATGCTTAATAAATGGAGATATCTATCATATATTCCATCTCTAATGCTTTTCTCATTTCATGaagtttttttctataaatttgtttgtattttgTCCACAATTTATAAGAAGCTTCAATATCTTAAGTAAAACATTTCAACACACCAAAATATAGGATGAAGCCTCACCATTTCTCTGAAGATGATAAATCTTTGATTCACAAATCAAAGAGAACAACCAGAGAAAAGCtctcaaaatcaaaacaaaattccaaagaaaatcaaaatcaaagaagaaagagtTCAAACATGGAAGATCCCATTAGAACTATCATGTTCTTGGGGTTTTGGACCCATTCTTAAACATTAAAAGGGGATTTTCACACTGTATCGCCACCGTCCAAAATAATTATCTACGGATGTATAATATACGCTAAATTATACATCATTagtgtataatttat
Coding sequences within it:
- the LOC101258897 gene encoding uncharacterized protein isoform X1, yielding MEEKGSAASRVFLQEKEDSNQSFSEEEDMDDDEWMTNDNCSLENKGGLGVLSQLERLTDVKRLHHSTDTVNSDQLVQQRRTGLCEEDDVEVPLFKSQDGSLINKNDQDGNFINKNDHWKALSCSLDDEFCHVTRITSTCNSEEEIMSDDEMRPSTDGKFKRDGKSTMLKVSADCKSGAFFNKDAGCSSVYGASSKLNRSSKGSPGKSKAKFLFQSRPQKKDYALVVHDSCETCMPLSVLPLNAELDMQRKNIESLDDLLENYGGNEVQQFEENLVSSEVAVVHDPNEHSMAEVLDHFQHTSSSRGNPKMLQTKRPGSRFLWKRNLLLLGDRNMSNGEQPEELDSDPSSDEDVNEVPQILKSAIPQRTMADQFHLALGAVSTNERLCIARPKQFGLSGRLQHVMQCEKDRDTYFLEKSQTHAASSGAESFIDVRILSSSLEAKLTVCFCALHGDEEGSECLSNPRERKGTGRREFTIIFNSRICKDVELEIGNVIRIHQPWKEVHVNEKDEAIILCAYFSQI
- the LOC101258897 gene encoding uncharacterized protein isoform X4, whose translation is MEEKGSAASRVFLQEKEDSNQSFSEEEDMDDDEWMTNDNCSLENKGGLGVLSQLERLTDVKRLHHSTDTVNSDQLVQQRRTGLCEEDDVEVPLFKSQDGSLINKNDQDGNFINKNDHWKALSCSLDDEFCHVTRITSTCNSEEEIMSDDEMRPSTDGKFKRDGKSTMLKVSADCKSGAFFNKDAGCSSVYGASSKLNRSSKGSPGKSKAKFLFQSRPQKKDYALVVHDSCETCMPLSVLPLNAELDMQRKNIESLDDLLENYGGNEVQQFEENLVSSEVAVVHDPNEHSMAEVLDHFQHTSSSRGNPKMLQTKRPGSRFLWKRNLLLLGDRNMSNGEQPEELDSDPSSDEDVNEVPQILKSAIPQRTMADQFHLALGAVSTNERLCIARPKQFGLSGRLQHVMQCEKDRDTYFLEKSQTHAASSAESFIDVRILSSSLEAKLTVCFCALHGDEEGSECLSNPRERKGTGRREFTIIFNSRICKDVELEIGNVIRIHQPWKEVHVNEKDEAIILCAYFSQI
- the LOC101258897 gene encoding uncharacterized protein isoform X5; its protein translation is MEEKGSAASRVFLQEKEDSNQSFSEEEDMDDDEWMTNDNCSLENKGGLGVLSQLERLTDVKRLHHSTDTVNSDQLVQQRRTGLCEEDDVEVPLFKSQDGSLINKNDQDGNFINKNDHWKALSCSLDDEFCHVTRITSTCNSEEEIMSDDEMRPSTDGKFKRDGKSTMLKVSADCKSGAFFNKDAGCSSVYGASSKLNRSSKGSPGKSKAKFLFQSRPQKKDYALVVHDSCETCMPLSVLPLNAELDMQRKNIESLDDLLENYGGNEVQQFEENLVSSEVAVVHDPNEHSMAEVLDHFQHTSSSRGNPKMLQTKRPGSRFLWKRNLLLLGDRNMSNGEQPEELDSDPSSDEDEVPQILKSAIPQRTMADQFHLALGAVSTNERLCIARPKQFGLSGRLQHVMQCEKDRDTYFLEKSQTHAASSGAESFIDVRILSSSLEAKLTVCFCALHGDEEGSECLSNPRERKGTGRREFTIIFNSRICKDVELEIGNVIRIHQPWKEVHVNEKDEAIILCAYFSQI
- the LOC101258897 gene encoding uncharacterized protein isoform X10: MEEKGSAASRVFLQEKEDSNQSFSEEEDMDDDEWMTNDNCSLENKGGLGVLSQLERLTDVKRLHHSTDTVNSDQLVQQRRTGLCEEDDVEVPLFKSQDGSLINKNDQDGNFINKNDHWKALSCSLDDEFCHVTRITSTCNSEEEIMSDDEMRPSTDGKFKRDGKSTMLKVSADCKSGAFFNKDAGCSSVYGASSKLNRSSKGSPGKSKAKFLFQSRPQKKDYALVVHDSCETCMPLSVLPLNAELDMQRKNIESLDDLLENYGGNEVQQFEENLVSSEVAVVHDPNEHSMAEVLDHFQHTSSSRGNPKMEVPQILKSAIPQRTMADQFHLALGAVSTNERLCIARPKQFGLSGRLQHVMQCEKDRDTYFLEKSQTHAASSGAESFIDVRILSSSLEAKLTVCFCALHGDEEGSECLSNPRERKGTGRREFTIIFNSRICKDVELEIGNVIRIHQPWKEVHVNEKDEAIILCAYFSQI
- the LOC101258897 gene encoding uncharacterized protein isoform X6 yields the protein MEEKGSAASRVFLQEKEDSNQSFSEEEDMDDDEWMTNDNCSLENKGGLGVLSQLERLTDVKRLHHSTDTVNSDQLQRRTGLCEEDDVEVPLFKSQDGSLINKNDQDGNFINKNDHWKALSCSLDDEFCHVTRITSTCNSEEEIMSDDEMRPSTDGKFKRDGKSTMLKVSADCKSGAFFNKDAGCSSVYGASSKLNRSSKGSPGKSKAKFLFQSRPQKKDYALVVHDSCETCMPLSVLPLNAELDMQRKNIESLDDLLENYGGNEVQQFEENLVSSEVAVVHDPNEHSMAEVLDHFQHTSSSRGNPKMLQTKRPGSRFLWKRNLLLLGDRNMSNGEQPEELDSDPSSDEDVNEVPQILKSAIPQRTMADQFHLALGAVSTNERLCIARPKQFGLSGRLQHVMQCEKDRDTYFLEKSQTHAASSGAESFIDVRILSSSLEAKLTVCFCALHGDEEGSECLSNPRERKGTGRREFTIIFNSRICKDVELEIGNVIRIHQPWKEVHVNEKDEAIILCAYFSQI
- the LOC101258897 gene encoding uncharacterized protein isoform X3 yields the protein MEEKGSAASRVFLQEKEDSNQSFSEEDMDDDEWMTNDNCSLENKGGLGVLSQLERLTDVKRLHHSTDTVNSDQLVQQRRTGLCEEDDVEVPLFKSQDGSLINKNDQDGNFINKNDHWKALSCSLDDEFCHVTRITSTCNSEEEIMSDDEMRPSTDGKFKRDGKSTMLKVSADCKSGAFFNKDAGCSSVYGASSKLNRSSKGSPGKSKAKFLFQSRPQKKDYALVVHDSCETCMPLSVLPLNAELDMQRKNIESLDDLLENYGGNEVQQFEENLVSSEVAVVHDPNEHSMAEVLDHFQHTSSSRGNPKMLQTKRPGSRFLWKRNLLLLGDRNMSNGEQPEELDSDPSSDEDVNEVPQILKSAIPQRTMADQFHLALGAVSTNERLCIARPKQFGLSGRLQHVMQCEKDRDTYFLEKSQTHAASSGAESFIDVRILSSSLEAKLTVCFCALHGDEEGSECLSNPRERKGTGRREFTIIFNSRICKDVELEIGNVIRIHQPWKEVHVNEKDEAIILCAYFSQI
- the LOC101258897 gene encoding uncharacterized protein isoform X2; translation: MEEKGSAASRVFLQEKEDSNQSFSEEEDMDDDEWMTNDNCSLENKGGLGVLSQLERLTDVKRLHHSTDTVNSDQLVQRRTGLCEEDDVEVPLFKSQDGSLINKNDQDGNFINKNDHWKALSCSLDDEFCHVTRITSTCNSEEEIMSDDEMRPSTDGKFKRDGKSTMLKVSADCKSGAFFNKDAGCSSVYGASSKLNRSSKGSPGKSKAKFLFQSRPQKKDYALVVHDSCETCMPLSVLPLNAELDMQRKNIESLDDLLENYGGNEVQQFEENLVSSEVAVVHDPNEHSMAEVLDHFQHTSSSRGNPKMLQTKRPGSRFLWKRNLLLLGDRNMSNGEQPEELDSDPSSDEDVNEVPQILKSAIPQRTMADQFHLALGAVSTNERLCIARPKQFGLSGRLQHVMQCEKDRDTYFLEKSQTHAASSGAESFIDVRILSSSLEAKLTVCFCALHGDEEGSECLSNPRERKGTGRREFTIIFNSRICKDVELEIGNVIRIHQPWKEVHVNEKDEAIILCAYFSQI
- the LOC101258897 gene encoding uncharacterized protein isoform X8, giving the protein MEEKGSAASRVFLQEKEDSNQSFSEEEDMDDDEWMTNDNCSLENKGGLGVLSQLERLTDVKRLHHSTDTVNSDQLRRTGLCEEDDVEVPLFKSQDGSLINKNDQDGNFINKNDHWKALSCSLDDEFCHVTRITSTCNSEEEIMSDDEMRPSTDGKFKRDGKSTMLKVSADCKSGAFFNKDAGCSSVYGASSKLNRSSKGSPGKSKAKFLFQSRPQKKDYALVVHDSCETCMPLSVLPLNAELDMQRKNIESLDDLLENYGGNEVQQFEENLVSSEVAVVHDPNEHSMAEVLDHFQHTSSSRGNPKMLQTKRPGSRFLWKRNLLLLGDRNMSNGEQPEELDSDPSSDEDVNEVPQILKSAIPQRTMADQFHLALGAVSTNERLCIARPKQFGLSGRLQHVMQCEKDRDTYFLEKSQTHAASSGAESFIDVRILSSSLEAKLTVCFCALHGDEEGSECLSNPRERKGTGRREFTIIFNSRICKDVELEIGNVIRIHQPWKEVHVNEKDEAIILCAYFSQI
- the LOC101258897 gene encoding uncharacterized protein isoform X7, whose product is MEEKGSAASRVFLQEKEDSNQSFSEEEDMDDDEWMTNDNCSLENKGGLGVLSQLERLTDVKRLHHSTDTVNSDQLVQRRTGLCEEDDVEVPLFKSQDGSLINKNDQDGNFINKNDHWKALSCSLDDEFCHVTRITSTCNSEEEIMSDDEMRPSTDGKFKRDGKSTMLKVSADCKSGAFFNKDAGCSSVYGASSKLNRSSKGSPGKSKAKFLFQSRPQKKDYALVVHDSCETCMPLSVLPLNAELDMQRKNIESLDDLLENYGGNEVQQFEENLVSSEVAVVHDPNEHSMAEVLDHFQHTSSSRGNPKMLQTKRPGSRFLWKRNLLLLGDRNMSNGEQPEELDSDPSSDEDEVPQILKSAIPQRTMADQFHLALGAVSTNERLCIARPKQFGLSGRLQHVMQCEKDRDTYFLEKSQTHAASSGAESFIDVRILSSSLEAKLTVCFCALHGDEEGSECLSNPRERKGTGRREFTIIFNSRICKDVELEIGNVIRIHQPWKEVHVNEKDEAIILCAYFSQI
- the LOC101258897 gene encoding uncharacterized protein isoform X9, whose protein sequence is MEEKGSAASRVFLQEKEDSNQSFSEEEDMDDDEWMTNDNCSLENKGGLGVLSQLERLTDVKRLHHSTDTVNSDQLVQRRTGLCEEDDVEVPLFKSQDGSLINKNDQDGNFINKNDHWKALSCSLDDEFCHVTRITSTCNSEEEIMSDDEMRPSTDGKFKRDGKSTMLKVSADCKSGAFFNKDAGCSSVYGASSKLNRSSKGSPGKSKAKFLFQSRPQKKDYALVVHDSCETCMPLSVLPLNAELDMQRKNIESLDDLLENYGGNEVQQFEENLVSSEVAVVHDPNEHSMAEVLDHFQHTSSSRGNPKMLQTKRPGSRFLWKRNLLLLGDRNMSNGEQPEELDSDPSSDEDEVPQILKSAIPQRTMADQFHLALGAVSTNERLCIARPKQFGLSGRLQHVMQCEKDRDTYFLEKSQTHAASSAESFIDVRILSSSLEAKLTVCFCALHGDEEGSECLSNPRERKGTGRREFTIIFNSRICKDVELEIGNVIRIHQPWKEVHVNEKDEAIILCAYFSQI
- the LOC101253422 gene encoding glutathione S-transferase PARB, yielding MAIKVHGIPLSTATMRVISCLIEKDLDFEFVFVDMAKEEHKRHPFLSLNPFAQVPAFEDGDLKLFESRAITQYIAHVYASNGIQLILQDPMKMAIMSVWMEVEGQKFEPPASKLTWELVIKPMIGLGSTDDVIVKESEEQLSKVLDIYETRLTESKYLGGDSFTLVDLHHIPNIYHLMNTKAKALFDSRPRVSVWCADIMARPAWVKGLEKMQK